From Halapricum desulfuricans, a single genomic window includes:
- a CDS encoding DUF5615 family PIN-like protein — protein sequence MRWAFFVDSNLEARVAELLQKEGYRAEHSDRTLDPDADDVDDILPYVREEELIVITSDVKNFARFDESRHEGVFFLNNQRESAYTIANAILDIVDAYGSPDEMNGKRENLDKWIR from the coding sequence ATGCGCTGGGCCTTTTTCGTCGACTCCAACCTGGAGGCACGAGTCGCTGAATTGCTCCAAAAAGAGGGGTATCGGGCCGAACATTCCGACCGGACGCTTGACCCGGATGCAGACGACGTCGACGACATTCTCCCGTACGTTCGCGAGGAAGAACTCATCGTCATCACGTCCGATGTGAAGAACTTCGCCCGGTTCGATGAATCCCGGCACGAAGGAGTCTTCTTTCTCAACAACCAGCGCGAATCTGCCTACACGATTGCGAACGCTATACTCGACATCGTCGACGCCTACGGCAGCCCGGACGAGATGAACGGCAAAAGGGAGAACCTCGATAAGTGGATTCGATAG
- a CDS encoding signal peptidase I, whose protein sequence is MDWRGTVTKAAGAVIALVLLALVAGQLLGQPVLLSYVTTGSMEPTIAAGDGFVAIPAEAAGPIEEGDIVVFEAEEIQGGGLTTHRIVEETDRGYVTRGDANPFTDQDSGEPPVKREQIVAVAWQVGGEPVTIPYLGTFAEGVQSVVQAAQLRLAGLLGTRSLLGTQGLAYLIFGLTVVLYAADVWFSNDRRRDRSRGRDRGLSARLLVGVMAASLVLAATAAMVAPAGPQSFEIVSAEFESERSDVIQQGTNETLQYTVGNGGQVPVYVYFEEGGENVDMRPASFTLAGNDVRNGTLTLTAPPETGTYRLFLTEYRYLGVLPEPHVRTLYELHPWLPIVVIDALIGVPFYVVGIALVGSGRVRRRDRDGPTAVDRLLARLR, encoded by the coding sequence ATGGACTGGCGGGGGACAGTCACGAAGGCCGCGGGGGCGGTGATCGCCCTCGTGCTCCTCGCGCTCGTCGCCGGTCAGTTGCTCGGCCAGCCGGTCCTGCTGAGTTACGTCACCACGGGCAGCATGGAGCCGACGATCGCCGCCGGCGACGGCTTCGTCGCGATCCCGGCGGAGGCCGCGGGTCCGATCGAGGAGGGCGATATCGTCGTGTTCGAGGCCGAGGAGATCCAGGGCGGTGGCCTCACGACTCACCGGATCGTCGAGGAGACCGACCGCGGCTACGTCACGCGAGGGGACGCCAACCCGTTCACCGACCAGGACAGCGGGGAGCCGCCGGTCAAACGCGAACAGATCGTCGCCGTGGCCTGGCAGGTCGGCGGCGAACCGGTGACGATTCCCTATCTCGGGACGTTCGCCGAGGGCGTGCAATCGGTCGTCCAGGCCGCACAGCTCCGGCTGGCTGGCCTTCTGGGCACTCGGTCGCTGCTGGGGACCCAGGGGCTCGCGTATCTCATCTTCGGGTTGACGGTCGTGCTGTACGCGGCTGACGTGTGGTTCAGCAACGACCGTCGCCGGGATCGCAGCCGCGGCCGAGACCGTGGCCTCAGCGCGCGATTGCTCGTCGGGGTGATGGCCGCGTCGCTCGTGCTGGCCGCGACGGCGGCGATGGTCGCTCCCGCCGGACCGCAGTCGTTCGAGATCGTCAGCGCCGAGTTCGAGTCCGAGCGGTCCGACGTGATCCAGCAGGGAACCAACGAGACGCTGCAGTACACCGTCGGCAACGGCGGTCAGGTGCCGGTGTACGTCTACTTCGAGGAGGGGGGTGAGAACGTCGACATGCGGCCGGCGTCGTTCACGCTTGCGGGCAACGACGTTCGGAACGGGACGCTGACGCTCACCGCACCGCCGGAGACCGGGACGTATAGACTCTTCCTCACGGAATATCGGTATCTCGGCGTGCTCCCCGAACCGCACGTCCGGACGCTGTACGAGCTCCATCCCTGGCTCCCGATCGTCGTCATCGACGCCCTGATCGGGGTGCCCTTCTACGTGGTCGGGATCGCGCTCGTCGGGTCCGGGCGGGTCCGCCGGCGTGACAGGGACGGACCGACCGCGGTCGACCGGTTGCTCGCCCGATTGCGATAG
- a CDS encoding AbrB/MazE/SpoVT family DNA-binding domain-containing protein: protein MSHEIEDETAVNESYSVTVPAAVRREAGVEAGDKLRWRVDEDGALSVELVKQQYGAFFKLDAIDIGEPTDAADDHDLVLGDF, encoded by the coding sequence ATGTCCCACGAGATCGAGGACGAAACGGCCGTCAACGAAAGCTATTCGGTTACGGTCCCGGCCGCGGTCCGGCGGGAAGCGGGCGTCGAGGCGGGTGACAAGCTCCGTTGGCGCGTCGACGAGGACGGCGCACTTTCGGTCGAGCTCGTCAAACAACAGTACGGCGCGTTTTTCAAGCTCGATGCCATCGATATCGGTGAACCGACCGATGCAGCGGACGATCACGATCTCGTTCTCGGGGATTTCTGA
- a CDS encoding DUF433 domain-containing protein yields MSTQTARIAKDLLDEPHIEGRRIPVLTIAERVEGRGLEPKTVADRYDLDVTEVYAALLYYHEHPRAFEELRRERDELMDEIEADINRPEGVSPPN; encoded by the coding sequence ATGTCCACACAGACTGCTCGCATCGCCAAGGACCTGCTCGATGAACCCCACATCGAGGGTCGCCGAATCCCTGTCCTCACGATCGCCGAGCGGGTCGAGGGGCGAGGATTAGAGCCGAAAACCGTCGCCGATCGGTATGATCTCGACGTCACCGAAGTGTATGCCGCGCTCTTGTACTACCACGAGCATCCCCGAGCGTTCGAGGAACTGCGACGCGAGCGTGACGAACTGATGGACGAAATCGAGGCCGATATCAACCGGCCTGAAGGTGTATCGCCGCCAAACTGA
- a CDS encoding DUF5305 domain-containing protein gives MGSRGLRVRAAVDRYLGVVVLALAVLVVVGGGVAYDAHTGPDERTETTTEQVVTWNATGQFAHEATVVEDTRVFDAGETLTNRTQYFQRIAPTLEGTFTYDYAASNGSLTANASTALVVRSVTDDGTEQWRVTEPLDRTERTLAPGETLRMGFEQNVTAVETTVEEIRSELGATVGTTETFFETTVALDGRRNGEPVETTRSYRLPFTIEDGVYRVNDSGPDVQSGERTVLTERTVPVTTGPLRSYGGPLLAIVGLGGLLGVAVSHRRGWLDVGDRERAYLDYRSDRREFDEWITAVDTPPARLADADDRIETATLGGLVDLAIDTDRRVLETPADRYLVVADGTVYSYDPPSLPRGDDPLAASGGAGGRGDVETQTDDAIEAGETGDHAETADDPDEDES, from the coding sequence ATGGGATCTCGGGGACTCCGCGTCCGCGCTGCCGTCGACCGATATCTCGGCGTCGTCGTGCTGGCGCTCGCGGTGTTGGTCGTCGTCGGCGGGGGCGTCGCGTACGACGCACACACCGGACCGGACGAACGAACTGAGACGACGACCGAACAGGTCGTCACCTGGAATGCGACCGGACAGTTCGCCCACGAGGCGACGGTCGTCGAGGACACGCGGGTCTTCGATGCGGGCGAGACGCTCACCAACCGAACGCAGTACTTCCAGCGGATCGCGCCGACGCTCGAGGGGACGTTCACCTACGACTACGCGGCCTCGAACGGCTCGCTCACGGCGAACGCGTCGACGGCGCTGGTCGTACGCTCGGTCACCGACGACGGGACCGAACAGTGGCGTGTCACGGAGCCCCTCGACCGCACCGAGCGGACGCTCGCACCCGGCGAGACGCTTCGGATGGGCTTCGAGCAGAACGTGACGGCCGTCGAGACGACGGTCGAGGAGATCCGGTCGGAGCTGGGCGCGACCGTCGGTACCACGGAGACGTTCTTCGAGACGACGGTGGCACTCGACGGCCGCCGTAACGGCGAGCCCGTCGAGACCACCCGGTCCTATCGGCTCCCCTTCACCATCGAAGACGGCGTCTATCGCGTCAACGACAGCGGCCCGGACGTGCAAAGCGGCGAGCGGACGGTCCTCACGGAACGGACCGTACCGGTGACGACGGGGCCGCTTCGGTCCTACGGCGGGCCGCTGCTCGCAATCGTCGGTCTCGGCGGTCTGCTCGGGGTCGCCGTGTCCCACCGCCGGGGCTGGCTCGACGTGGGCGACCGCGAGCGGGCGTATCTCGACTACCGCTCGGACCGCCGCGAGTTCGACGAGTGGATCACCGCGGTCGACACGCCCCCGGCCCGACTCGCCGACGCCGACGACCGGATCGAGACAGCGACGCTCGGCGGGCTCGTCGACCTGGCGATCGACACCGACCGACGGGTACTGGAAACGCCTGCCGACCGGTATCTGGTCGTCGCGGACGGGACCGTCTACAGCTACGATCCGCCCTCGCTGCCACGGGGTGACGATCCGCTTGCGGCCTCGGGCGGAGCCGGCGGGCGTGGGGATGTCGAAACGCAGACCGACGACGCAATCGAGGCGGGCGAGACGGGCGATCACGCCGAGACGGCGGACGATCCCGACGAGGACGAGTCGTAG
- a CDS encoding type II toxin-antitoxin system VapC family toxin, which produces MARTVVDANVLIAARLARDQHHERGRSISTAIDQGQLPTAYVLTDVLTEVLNYLQARAGHDAATETLDALVESSGFTVLWTSKSDFSTGRSLFRRYEALSLTDAVIVAAMRREDVEYLYSFDDGFDSVPEITRLTTADDPFEA; this is translated from the coding sequence ATGGCCCGAACTGTCGTGGACGCGAACGTCCTCATCGCAGCCCGTCTCGCTCGCGATCAGCACCACGAGCGAGGGCGATCTATCTCGACGGCCATCGATCAGGGCCAGCTACCGACGGCGTACGTCCTCACTGACGTGCTCACGGAGGTCCTCAATTACCTCCAGGCGCGAGCCGGCCACGACGCCGCCACCGAAACGCTCGACGCGCTCGTCGAAAGTAGTGGGTTCACCGTCCTCTGGACGTCAAAGTCCGATTTCAGCACCGGTCGATCGCTGTTTCGTCGGTACGAGGCACTCTCGTTGACCGATGCAGTCATCGTCGCAGCGATGCGACGCGAGGATGTCGAATACCTCTATAGCTTCGATGACGGATTCGACAGTGTACCCGAGATCACCCGTCTTACGACGGCTGACGACCCCTTCGAAGCATAG